The sequence AGGAAATGCTGAAGGTACAGCAGTAGGGATGGCACCTTATGCTCACTTGGCAATATACAAGGTGTGCTTCGGAGAACCAGGAGATGACTGTCCAGAGAGTGACATACTGGCTGGGCTTGAAGCTGCTGTTGAGGATGGTGTTGATGTGCTCTCACTCTCCCTAGGTGAcgtatcatctccatttttccaGGACAATATTGCAGTAGGCTCATTTGCCGCAATCCAAAAGGGAATTTTTGTAAGCTGTTCAGCTGGAAATTCTGGCCCATTCAATGGCACTTTATCCAATGAAGCCCCTTGGATTCTCACAGTTGGAGCAAGTACCATAGACAGAAGCATCATAGCCACAGCAAAGCTAGGAAATGGAGAAGAATTTGATGGTGAATCGACCCAGCGGACAACAGATATTACTCCAAAACAATTGCCTCTTGTTTATGCTGGTACAAATGGTAAATCAGAGTCTGCAGTATGCGCCCAAGGATCCCTGAAAGATATTGATGTCAAAAATAAGGTTGTTGCTTGTGAGCGAGGTGGAGGAGTAGGAAGAATCGCAAAGGGGGAGGAAGTGAAAAACGCTGGGGGTGCTGCCATGATTCTCCTGAACCAAGAAAgtgatggcttcagtaccaatGCAGATGCTCATGTTCTCCCTGCGACACACGTAACCTTTGTTGATGGACTGAAGATCAAAGCCTACATAAATTCAACGGCAACACCAACAGCATCAATCTTATTCAAAGGAACTGAGATTGGGAACTCATTAGCCCCTATTGTTGCTTCTTTCTCTTCAAGAGGCCCCAACCTACAAAGTCCAGGTATTCTGAAACCAGATATCATTGGACCAGGTGTAAACATTCTAGCAGCATGGCCATTTCCTCTTGACGATACAACAGATCCAAAATTAACTTTCAACATAATGTCTGGCACATCAATGTCATGTCCTCATCTCAGTGGAATTGCAGCATTGCTCAAGAGCTCTCATCCTTACTGGTCACCAGCAGCCATTAAATCTGCTATAATGACCTCTGCTGATATAGTAACTATAGAAGGCACACCCATTCTTGATCAGACACTTCAGCCTGCAGACCTCTTTGCCACTGGTGCAGGCCATGTCAATCCATCAAGAGCTAATGACCCAGGATTAATTTATGATATTCAACCCGATGATTATGTACCTTATCTGTGCGGACTGGgctacaaagatgaagaagtTGGGATCATTGCTCACAGACCAATAAAATGCTCAGAAGAATCAAGCATACCTGAAGGAGATCTAAACTACCCTTCATTTTCTGTCACACTAGGACCATCTCAGACATTCACAAGAACTGTGACAAATGTTGGTGAGGCTTATTCATCTTATACAGCGAAAATTGTCACACCAGAAGGAGTCGATGTGAGTGTCAAGCCAAACAAGCTTGTCTTCTCAAAGGTGAATCAAAAGATGACATACTCAGTAAAATTCAGTCGCACTGCTTCAAATGGTAAAATACATGAATATGACCAAGGGTTTCTTACATGGGTTTCTGCCAAACAATCTGTTAGGAGTCCAATCTCTGTTAGGTTCCAGTGAGGATTAGATGCATTCCGCATGGAAGGCAAGCAGTGACCCCTAGGTCATAATTAAAATCTCCTAGCAATGTATGTGATTTAACCTATTTACCATCTGATGTCATGTTATTTTATAGTAACATAGTAAACTTTCGAAGCTGATGGCTGACAGAGTAGCGCAGTGACCTCTAGTTCAGTGCAATTAACATTATCTCATCCAAACAATCAAGTAATAACCAGTGTTCTGCATCTATAATGTTGAAGAGAATCACCTAAAATGATCCACGTCAAAAATTAAGACGCAAAGCAAAAAATAATCAGCCTTTAAGATGGAAGAAGGCTTTTGCTTAACTAACCCGAAATAAGTTTTCATATGATGCCATTATTACTTCCATACCACAAAATCATAGGTATATCCTAATTTGCAGGTTTTAACCCAGTGATTAGACTCCAAACACATCACAGTCCCACTCAAActataaatggaaattttaattaataaaaccaaaatatgtcTATCAATTAATTAACTGAGGTTTCATTTTTACAtggataaaaataattgaaaggaAAAGTCCTAAACGTACAATACTTTGGATGCGGGCACTCTGATGCAATAATAGAGTGCCGATAATCTGGAGCATCTGACCCTCTACCATGTTGAATGTGGCAAATGTCACAGGTTGCTGCAACGAAAACTTTCCTCAGTTCTCAGATTGTTTTATTCCCAAATTTGGTGGTACCACAAGAGAGTGACAATATTAAATGCATAAAGACAAATCAGCCAAAACCAGGAGGCACATCAGGATCCTCTTCACTATCGTCACAAGGCTGCTTGTGCCCCTTTTCTGCATAAAAACCTGGCAGTGGACTGTGACGAACATCTTCAGACTCTGGCTTATCCTGTAACTTGCTGGGCACTTTGTGCTGCTCTTCAGCAGACCCTTTTTCAATAGGTAAAGGTAGTTGCAAATCCCCCTTAATGTTATGTGAGAAAGAAAATCCCGGTGGTTCTTTTGGCTCATTATCGGACAACTCACCATCAATTTCACCAGCTGAGGCAAGGTTGGAACCACTATTTCCAGCTCCATTTTGAATTTCCATCATATGAGTTGGAGATTCATCCTTGTCTTTTCCTTTTGGGTCAAGTAATCTGTTGTAGACAGACTGAACAGTTTCTGTTATTTCACCTTTCATGCCATCACTTGATCTGATTATTCCCCACAAACCATCAGAAATTTGGCTCATTACTTTGTCCCTAACAATACGAAACATTGAAAGAATTAGCATATGAACAATACCACTACATTTAGCCTTCAATTAAGTTAAAAAGATTACACAAGTTTCtacttaaaataaatcaaaattataataacaacTTTATGCCATACAAATTAGACCGACCCAAAATCTCTTCGAACAATAACCATTTTTTCCATAACTAATTATAACTGATTCACAACAATTATCCAAGTAATTCCATTTATCACAAAGACAAATCCTTCAAAACCAAACCTCCAAAACCGATTGAAAAATACAAGTGTATAAAATCCCACCATCAAATTTAGACGTAATCGATAGAAAACTGAAAATTTCagaaaatttaatttacatACCCAACCTCTTGATATATGGCATCTGAAAGCTGTCTGGGTTTCATATTCTCAGACCCCAAACGATTCAATGCTGTAGATTGCTTCACAATAGAACTAATATTTTCCCGCAATTTTTCCTGCGATTAATTGCCTCGATCAACCACAAGGACTAATTTCTAAAACATTCAAGCTAAACTAAATCAGTGATCAAATACGATCAGTGATCAAATACGATCATTGACAGAGAAAAGTAGAATTAGCGAAAATCCGAAACCCTAGCAGAGAGAGAATCAAAAGAGTAAGAATGGGGAATGGGCATTGCTTACGTCATCCTTGAGCTTGCGAATGATCTTGAGGCGGAGCCTGTCGAAGTCGCCATCGTCTTTGAGCTTCGCTATGACGTCGTCTTTGCTGATACTATGGTTGTGTCCGCACTCcattgctttttcttcttcctctgcttTTTGGAGCGAAAACGATTCCTATGGTGGAAGAAATTCTACCACACTACTGtaatttaaagaataataaattctctttttatttgaaaaaaaaaaaaaaaaagatttctcttttgagtttaatttattgttggGACATTAAATTATACATGTGGCATTTtacacttaatttttttttttttttggcattatcaaccttttttttttctttttgcatattacattttttaactgttaatttttttacagGATTGTAACATGATTGATACATATGGtaaaaaactaagataaaaaattaagatgTAAAATGtaattctatatataattaaaaatccaaAGTGTGatctttatccaaaaaaaaaaaaaatccaaagtgTGATCATCTCtaagttaaaaatttaatgaaaagtcattaaattttttttatcattaaaaggaattatttaataaattaataaatttttaagggAATATAaatgtgatatttgaaaaatgaaattttgtaaaatctaaataaaaattggaaaattattatttataaaatatattattttatttattacatatatttttttatatttatatttattattttgaaaaaaaaatactccttttattttcaaaaaacaaaaaccttttcaaagaaatatattttaatgcatgttcaattattttattggtctttatttatatacttcttAAGATATCTACTacatgaatattttaattttatttttgaaacattacAGTTGTAATTGTTATACTAACTTATTTTGAAAGTAAAAGTATTATTTagtacttttttaatttaaattaattttttatttagaaatttttgcATTTGCATTCTAAACTTTACAAAACTGCAGTTCGCACCTATTTTTGCTAAAATGAGGtgttatattaaccaaaaagaGGCAAAGTTCTACAAAGCAACAGCTTCAAGGAATAGTTTGCAAACTACCTACCTAAAACATCACCTCTACAAACTGATTGGAGATTAAAAAAGGAGATATATGACCAGCAAAATCATTTAGGAGGCTCCATCTGGCTGCTAAGTGAGCCAAGTTCTTGCTTTTCCTTGGGATCCAAGCAAAGCTAATATTTCTTTGATAAAACCATTTGCTGACCAGTGGACAAAGTGATTCCTTGGATCATGTTGAGGCACTGTATGATACCCTTAGCATCACTCTTGCACCAAATATTTCGATAGCCGTCATTCAGCGCCAGAGAAACAGTGCTTCGAATTGCTGCGGCTTCTGCAGCTTCAGGAATATCAATCCTCTCCTTTAGCACATGAACTTTCAGGACTCTACCAACATGGTTCCTTACTGCATAACCGATACCAGCACCACCACCCTTCCCCACAGAGGCATCTGAGTTAATTTTAATGATCCCATTCAGGGGAGGGGACCAAGAACCAACTTGAACTTCCGTTGGGACTGGCTGGATAGAGGAACTGCAATCCGCAGCTTCACTTTTGGTTCCATGTACtagtcatataataattttgttaaaatgttaaaccaaaaaattaaggtgtaagatcaaaaaataaataaataaataaatttatggtgtaaaatgaaaaaataataataataataattaggatGTAAAATGTCAAATCATATATAGTCTAAGATGCTTTGGCATCAATTTTCTCTATATCTATATGGACAGAATAATAATATAGGGAACAATTCACATGTTAAATATTAAAGATATCatctcaattaataaattaatattaaaattttcgttcaacaaataacaatattaacacTTTGTCATATCATTATAtgctaaatataaaattaaacaaatagcaATCCTTAATAATTGGCCACATCACTAGGTGCTTAACATAAGATAAAAACTTAAAAgcatttctattattaaattttcttttccacaacaaaaaaaaaaagacagccATTCAAATTAACATTCCTAATGAATCTGTCTAAACAGCATTTCATGTTAATgttgtaaggaaaaaaaaaaagaaaaaagaaaaagatagtgTAAAGGtgatattttacttttaaaggggctcaaaaatattttgaagtttccttaaaaagtaacattttactttaaaaaatccattttttcctcaaaatagaaaaaataaattttataaaatgtatatttaattaattaacaatcatAAATAGTCTTCTACATACTAttattgaaaaacaattttaaaattgattgtatATTATCTAGATttagataatataaaaaatagatgGTATATTACTTTTTATAGATGGTATATTACCTAGATTtagataatatcaatttttataccaCATAGAGAGTAATCCATATTAACTATTAGAGATGCTCTAAGAATTGCTGTCATGTATCATAGATTTTGATATTGTCTAAATCTAAGTGATATAAATGTGtagtcaaattaaaattgtttttaaataataatttgcacAAGATTATTTATgactataaattaattatatataatatatcaaattatttcttttttgaaaaaattgactttttaagaaaattttacatTGTTTAACAAAGCCTTCAAAAGTAGACATTAACTtgacaatatataaattacataaGCTTATTGGTCATTCTAAACATTGCCATTCAAgagcaattttttaaaaaacatagtTTATATTGCTTATTTAGCATGTTTATTTTCACAATCCATATCTCCCAATACAGATATTCTAAGTTCTTAACGGATCAAAACTAATATATCTTCTATTAGCAAGTATttgattttatcaaataaaaaaatgcttgccaacaaaatttaattatttgataaaattaataactaacatttaaatttaaatttcaaatttcaaatggaaTGTGTTGAAGGTTgccatgtaaattttttttttatttaattaaattaaatcacgAATTCCTAATTAAgagttcttatatatatatatatataataataataatgttagagTTATCAAATGCTTAtaatacaaccaaaaaaaacacaACCTCAGGAAGCAGCATGCATACCAACTTCTTGAAGCATGCATACCAGCTTCTTGAAGTATCACCTCTACAAAATTTCCAGAAATTAAGAAAGGGAAAATTTGACGAGAAAAGTCATTCAAGAGCCCCATCTGGCTGCTAAATGAGCCAAAGTGTTATTCTTTCATGGGGCCCAAGCAAAAGTAACAGAGTTGAAAAAGGGGCACAGGTCTACTGATTTTTTGATGAAACCAAAGGCTGACTAGTGGACAGAGAAAGAACTTGGGTGGATTAGGCCTTGAATGATACTTTTGGCATCACTTTCACACCAAATATTGCGAAATCCTTCTGCGTAAGCCAGAGAGAGTGCCATGAAAATTACAACAGCCTTTGCTGCCGTTGGGATATCAATTTGCTTCTTCTGGACTTAGACTTTGAGGACTCTACTATCATGGTCTCTCATCACAATGGCGAGGCTGGCGAAGTTCTTCCCCATAGCTGCATCTGAGTTTATTTTAATGGTGCCaaaagagaggggggggggggtgggggggtgTAAACCAATAAGAAACGTGGCCATCAGAAGTTAGCTAGTTGGGAGGAGCCAGCCTACTGGTTAAGAATTGTTGAAATCTTCTATGAATAGTCCTAACTTCACCTTCAAGGGGGCTAAGTTTTCCTTTGAAAACAAGTCTATTTCTGATTCTCCAGATGGTGTCCAAAAAAATAACACAGATGAGGAAAAAATTAGCACCATGTGTAACTTGCCTTTTGGGTTTACTAGCCAATCAAGATAGTCTGCTAGACTAGTAAGCTGATTGTGGTCCCATTTTATACAATAGGGAGAGGCTAGCCACAAAGCTTTGGCAACGTTGCACTTAAAGAATAGATGAACTTCATCTTCCAATCACAGCCACGAGGGCAACAAGCGTTATCCACCCTCCAGCTGCATCGAGACAGGATTGACTTCACCGGAAGACAATGCGAAGATAGCTTCCATAAGAAAAATTTCAACCTTTCATGTAAGCAGCTACCCCACACAACTTTCCACCACTTTGAGTTGACTCCACTAGTAGGACACAAGAATATGTATACAGATTTGACTTGGAATATGCCTGAATGGCTTCCTGTCCAGATTAACTTATCTTCGATGGAGTCATTTGCCCAAAAAATCCTTGTGATGTTGTCCACTAAGTCTTTATAAACATACTAGTTCAAAAGAGGGATACTTCAACCACCGTGAGGGAGGAGAAGAGATTCTACCATTTGACATTGTGCGCTTTGTGAAAGCGGGTTTGGGATAGGGCGGTAATTGGGGGAGTAAGGCACCCACGGGTCCTCTCAAATATCAACCTAATTGTCTTTCCCTACTATGTAGCAAAGGCCTCTAGATAGGACCTGTCTTGTACTTAAAGTTCCTTGCCACTATTAAGAACAGTTGACCTTCGGCCATATCTTATGAAAGAAGTGTAGGCAAAATATTTAGGTTTAAGAGCCTTGACCTAAGGCACCTCCAAATTGTTTGCTAGCGACCACCCAATCTTGCAAAGTATAGCTACATTAATATCTTCTAACTTTCGGATTCCCAAACCGCCGATGTATTTGGGATGGCACATATTCTTCCAAGAGGCCGGGGTGAAAGGCACCTTATGAGTAGCATCTCCTTTCCAAAAAATCTGCTAGCTAACCGGTCAATGTGTTTACTCCACTTAAGAGGAAGCTTCATCGCAGACATTGAGTAAATAGGCATGGCAGTTATATCGGATTTAACAAAAACTAATATGCCCGCTTGAGAAAGAAACTTTGCTTTCCAATTCTGAAGCCGAGCTTTTACCTTTTTATGGAGCTCTTCAAAATCATGTGACTTATTCTTACTCGAGAATAGCATATTTCCCAAGTACTTAGCATTCGAAGGTAATTCTTTGATATTAAGAATGTTCTTCATACTCACTTTCACACTCATGGAGAcattcttggaaaaaaaaaaacaaccagaTTTAGTCTTGTTGATGGATTACCCTGTCCAACCACTATAGACTATAGAGCTGCAAACACTTTACCACTGCCAAGAGTTGCTTACTATTTGCTCTACAGAATATTAAAATGTCGTCGGCAAAGAAGAGATGTGAAATGGATGGGCCGGACCTTCCAAGTTTTATTCCGTGGATTTTCCCATCATCTTCAAGCTTGTAGAGTATACAAAGACAGAATTTCAGCAAAAAGAATGTATAAGTATGGCGATAAAGGATCGCCTTGGCGCAATCCTTTCTCCATCTTTACTTCATCACAAATACTACCATTTAAAAGGATAGAGGCCCTTTCAGTAGAAAAAAATTGGCTAAGAATAGCAACCACTCACCCTGAAAAGCCATATCGTATGAGACTCTTGTAAAGCACTTCCCAAATAATACGATCATAAGCTTTATGCATATCGAATTTGAAACCAACAAGACCACCAGAATCTTGTTTCTTCCCCATAGTGTGGATAATTTCATTAACTAGAATCGTGTTCTCCCCAATCCACCTTCCTGGAATAAAAGCTGCCTGGTTTGGAGAAATTAGGTGGGGGAGCAAGTGTCGAATCCGATTGGCCAGAAGCTTGGAAAGCACCTTATACACTGTGTTGCATAAACTGATCGGCCTAATGTGGTTAAACTCTGCAATCCTCTTCATTTTTGGAATCAGTAAGATCATGGTTCGATTAATGGTTGTTGGCACACGACCAGATAGGTAGTCATTTTGAATAGTTCTCACAACCTCATCCCCAACAATTCTCCAATAGCGTTGGTAAAATAAGGTAGGCATCACGTCCAAACCCGGGGCCTTGGTAGGGTTCATATTATTGAGGGTCTCCCAGATTTTGGATCTTGAAAGAACAGCAGTGATGGAAAGATTATCCGACTCCGAAATCATAGGATACAACAGATCGTCTGAAAAAGAACACTGGAAGGACCCTTCTTCCAGATACAACTCAGAGAACTTATGAACTAAATAGTTTTCGATAGCTTCTCTATTGTCTAACCACAAACCCGAATCATTTTTAAGGATAGAAATGAAGATTCGCCTCCTATTGACCAACGTGGACACGTGAAAGAACTTAGAGATTCTGTCACCAGCTTGGAGCCATATTTCCCTGAATTTTTGTCTCAGCACAACTCCATCCGAAGCTGCCACTCATCAAGCTCTTTTTGCAGAAAAGATTCTAAGGAAATGTTGCTCGTAGAGGGCTCTGAACTCTGAATAAATGTTATTTAATCTTCCACGAGAGAACcttcatggatttttttttgggggggggggggggggggggtgcgGTCGCCTCCTCAGCCTTTAAgatttggggggggggggggggggtgcgGTCGCCTCCTCAGCCTTTAAGATTTGGTTATCAACACTCTTTCTTTTCCGAGCTTGAGATTTCAGATTCATTCTGACCATGGTGTCATTTGCAACTCCAGACATAGACACACCTAAAGTAGTGGATGAGGGAAGTACCTGTTGGAGGTTGCTGACGGATTTAGTTGAAATGGCAATAATGTTTGTGACATAACTGGCTGTAACTTCTGTAATGGATACCCCGGCGTTGGCTTTAGTGGCTCTCAATCTTTTTTGTGGCCCAACTGGTGTAACCTTCCTTTTCCAGCCTGCAAGTGAGAAAATAGTAGTCCCTTTTGGGCCACATTCCAAAGCCTTATCCTTTCGGCCCAAATAAAAAACGTAAGAGGCCAGctcttcaaaattcaaatctgCTGGCGCCTGGCAATTGTCAGTGGGTAGGTGAGATCTGTCTTCCATCACGTATTTTCTAGACATGTGTTCTTCGATAATTGTCTATCAAAATTCAGCCACTCTGCACGAGGCTCGATGTCTTCTTCCGTCCTGTTGCTCACTTGGTCAGAGACTTGGTCGGTAACTTAGTTGGGGTTTAACTTAGTGACTTCCTCTTGTTCCGGCCCC comes from Ziziphus jujuba cultivar Dongzao chromosome 6, ASM3175591v1 and encodes:
- the LOC107433554 gene encoding subtilisin-like protease 4, with amino-acid sequence MTSHKTPIDSCCTCMEMPASALFLSPIYTGVQYNTFPKHNFAFFALLLLPSDMASACFFSLIFLLSFHNAIALKNDFSSLFETTKPISVQTYIVHVKQPEGRVLLQSEDLESWHKSFLPAKTDSPDRQPNLVYSYRNVISGFAARLTLEEVKAMEEKDGFISARPERMLKKQTTRTPNFLGLFQQTGLWKKSNFGKGVIIGVLDGGIFRNHPSFSDAEIPPPPAKWKGRCEFNLSDCNNKLIGARTFNLGAKALKGEKAEAPIDVDGHGTHTASTAAGGFVKNAEALGNAEGTAVGMAPYAHLAIYKVCFGEPGDDCPESDILAGLEAAVEDGVDVLSLSLGDVSSPFFQDNIAVGSFAAIQKGIFVSCSAGNSGPFNGTLSNEAPWILTVGASTIDRSIIATAKLGNGEEFDGESTQRTTDITPKQLPLVYAGTNGKSESAVCAQGSLKDIDVKNKVVACERGGGVGRIAKGEEVKNAGGAAMILLNQESDGFSTNADAHVLPATHVTFVDGLKIKAYINSTATPTASILFKGTEIGNSLAPIVASFSSRGPNLQSPGILKPDIIGPGVNILAAWPFPLDDTTDPKLTFNIMSGTSMSCPHLSGIAALLKSSHPYWSPAAIKSAIMTSADIVTIEGTPILDQTLQPADLFATGAGHVNPSRANDPGLIYDIQPDDYVPYLCGLGYKDEEVGIIAHRPIKCSEESSIPEGDLNYPSFSVTLGPSQTFTRTVTNVGEAYSSYTAKIVTPEGVDVSVKPNKLVFSKVNQKMTYSVKFSRTASNGKIHEYDQGFLTWVSAKQSVRSPISVRFQ
- the LOC107433555 gene encoding uncharacterized protein LOC107433555 translates to MECGHNHSISKDDVIAKLKDDGDFDRLRLKIIRKLKDDEKLRENISSIVKQSTALNRLGSENMKPRQLSDAIYQEVGDKVMSQISDGLWGIIRSSDGMKGEITETVQSVYNRLLDPKGKDKDESPTHMMEIQNGAGNSGSNLASAGEIDGELSDNEPKEPPGFSFSHNIKGDLQLPLPIEKGSAEEQHKVPSKLQDKPESEDVRHSPLPGFYAEKGHKQPCDDSEEDPDVPPGFG